One window of the Methanoculleus sp. SDB genome contains the following:
- a CDS encoding [Fe-S]-binding protein, producing MKLLVTFSRKGGREPVIARTVKETGVLINVERAHIDSIAGEVLVDVADSDSDLVCTKLREFGATVRILEDSVRRDEDECVDCGACISVCPQDVFSFDDEWRLTLNEKRCVLCGKCVDACPHHALSLLQ from the coding sequence ATGAAACTGCTCGTGACATTTTCCCGGAAGGGAGGTCGTGAACCGGTCATCGCCCGCACCGTGAAGGAGACGGGTGTCCTCATAAATGTCGAGCGGGCACATATCGACTCGATTGCGGGGGAAGTGCTCGTCGACGTGGCCGATTCCGATTCTGATCTCGTATGCACCAAGCTGCGTGAATTCGGCGCCACGGTGAGGATTCTCGAGGATTCGGTGCGGCGCGACGAGGACGAGTGCGTGGACTGCGGCGCATGCATCAGCGTCTGTCCGCAGGACGTCTTCTCGTTCGACGACGAGTGGCGCCTGACCCTGAACGAGAAACGCTGCGTGCTCTGCGGCAAATGTGTCGATGCCTGCCCGCACCATGCCCTTTCTCTCCTGCAATGA